The genomic segment GGACTCCTTCTGGATCAGCTTCGGTGTGGTGCCGGAGGAGACCAGGGCGTGGAAGCCGGACAGGGCGCCGCAGGCGATGGTGATGAAGAGGAAGGGGAAGAGGGAGCCGGCGAAGACCGGTCCGGCGCCCGTGTGGGCGAACTCCGTGACCGACTCGGCGCGGAGGTTCGGGGCGGCGACCACGACGCCGACGGCCATCAGGGCGATGGTGCCGACCTTCATGAAGGTGGAGAGGTAGTCGCGCGGGGCGAGCAGCATCCAGACGGGGAGCACGGAGGCGACGAAGCCGTAGCCGACCAGGCAGAAGACCAGGGTCTCGGGGCTCCAGACGAAGTACTCGGCCAGCGAGGAGTCCTGGATCCAGCCGCCGCCGAGGATGGCGAGCAGCAGCAGGGCCACCCCGATGAAGCTGGTCTCGACGACCCGGCCGGGGCGCAGATAGCGCAGGTAGAAGCCCATGAAGAGAGCGATCGGAATGGTCATGGTGACCGAGAAGGTGCCCCAGGCGGAATCGGCGAGGGCGTTGACGACGACCATCGCCAGGACCGCGAGCAGGATGATCATGATGGCGAAGACGCCGATCAGCGCGGCGGCACCGCCGACCTTGCCGATCTCGTCGCGGGCCATCTGGCCGAGGCTCTTGCCGTCCCGGCGCATGGAGAGGAACAGGACGATCATGTCCTGCACCGCACCGGCGAATATCACGCCCGCGATGATCCAGATGGTCCCCGGCAGATAGCCCATCTGGGCCGCCAGCACCGGTCCGACCAGCGGGCCCGCGCCCGCGATGGCCGCGAAGTGGTGGCCGAACAGCACCCGCTTGTCGGTGGGGTGGTAGTCGACACCGTCTTCGAGGCGTTCGGCCGGGGTGGCGCGGGTGTCGTCGAGCTGGAGGACCCGGCGGGCGATGAACCGCGAGTAGAAGCGGTAGCCGATCGCGTACGAACCGAGGGCCGCCATGAGCAGCCAGACGGCGGAGATCTCCTCGCCCCGGGACAGGGCGAGCACGGCCCAGCCGATCGCGCCGACGAGGGCGACGGCGATCCAGAGCGCGATCGACTGGGGCGACATCCGGGATTTTTCCGGCACCTCGGGGCCGGTTTCGGGCATGACTGACGTAGGCATGGCGGCTCCTGACTTCAACGGGTGTGCGGCGAGAAAGACAGAAAGAAGGACGGAGAAGGAGAGAAGAGGAGAGTGAAGGAAAGGCAGACAGAGCGACGGTGCGGCTCAGCTATGTCGGTCCGAACCGCGCCGGTCCGAACGGTGCCGGTCCGGGCGATGTCGTGCCGTCAGCGCGTACGCGGCCAGCAGGCAGAGGCCGCATCCCGGTACCCAGGCGAGCTGGTACCAGTAGAAGAACGGCGTGCCCGCGAGCCGTGGCTCCGCACCGGCGTACCAGGGGACCCAGAGCAGTCCCGCGGCGGGGGCGAGGAGCAGTACGGCGATCGCGACGCGCCGTAGCCGCTGGTGACCGTTGCGTGCCATGGGCTGTGCTCCTCTCCCGATCGCTGTGGGTCTGTGCAAGAGTTGCCCACCCGCCGGATCCGGTTGACACCGAATTTCCAGAAGATTTCCCGCCGATTCGTGT from the Streptomyces sp. NBC_00310 genome contains:
- a CDS encoding DUF3311 domain-containing protein, whose translation is MARNGHQRLRRVAIAVLLLAPAAGLLWVPWYAGAEPRLAGTPFFYWYQLAWVPGCGLCLLAAYALTARHRPDRHRSDRRGSDRHS
- a CDS encoding carbon starvation CstA family protein, which translates into the protein MPTSVMPETGPEVPEKSRMSPQSIALWIAVALVGAIGWAVLALSRGEEISAVWLLMAALGSYAIGYRFYSRFIARRVLQLDDTRATPAERLEDGVDYHPTDKRVLFGHHFAAIAGAGPLVGPVLAAQMGYLPGTIWIIAGVIFAGAVQDMIVLFLSMRRDGKSLGQMARDEIGKVGGAAALIGVFAIMIILLAVLAMVVVNALADSAWGTFSVTMTIPIALFMGFYLRYLRPGRVVETSFIGVALLLLAILGGGWIQDSSLAEYFVWSPETLVFCLVGYGFVASVLPVWMLLAPRDYLSTFMKVGTIALMAVGVVVAAPNLRAESVTEFAHTGAGPVFAGSLFPFLFITIACGALSGFHALVSSGTTPKLIQKESQVRMIGYGSMLTESFVAVMALIAACVLEPGLFYAMNSPAALLGPTVDTAAEAVKNLGFTITPEQLTAAAKAVEEETLVGRSGGAPTLAVGMSEIFAGVFGGAGMKAFWYHFAIMFEALFILTTVDAGTRVGRFMLQDMLGNVWKPIGRVTWKPGIWITSAIVVGAWGYFLYAGVTDPLGGIKQLFPLFGIANQLLAAVALAVTTTVLIKTGKLRWAWVTGIPLAWDVAVTFTAGWQKIFSDNPAIGFFALRDKYAAAIDKGELLPGATNMDDMHTIVLNNTVDGVIMAIFLLLVLTVLVNCTVVCVRAVRSPVPLPSTEAPYVESRIDAVERSDDELVGARQ